The Panicum virgatum strain AP13 chromosome 5K, P.virgatum_v5, whole genome shotgun sequence genome has a window encoding:
- the LOC120707861 gene encoding NADH-quinone oxidoreductase subunit B-like: MALLPRTARLALLSTPRAYSAAAAAGASKTSPAPYGGAPPPAMSKTAEFVVSKVDSLMNWARKGSIWPMTFGLACCAVEMMHAGASRYDFDRFGVIFRPSPRQSDCMIVAGTLTNKMAPALRKVYDQMPEPRWVISMGSCANGGGYYHYSYSVVRGCDRIVPVDIYVPGCPPTAEALLYGVLQLQKKINRRKDFLHWWTK; encoded by the exons ATGGCGCTGCTCCCGCGCACGGCGCGGCTCGCGCTCCTCTCCACCCCGCGGGcgtactccgccgccgccgcggcgggggcctCGAAGACGTCCCCGGCGCCGTACGGGggcgcgcccccgccggcgatGTCGAAGACGGCCGAGTTTGTGGTCTCCAAGGTGGACAGCCTGATGAACTGGGCGCGCAAGGGCTCGATCTGGCCCATGACCTTCGGGCTCGCCTGCTGCGCCGTGGAGATGATGCACGCCGGCGCGTCCCGCTACGACTTCGACCGGTTCGGCGTCATCttccgcccctcgccgcgccAGTCCGACTGCATGATCGTCGCCGGAACACTCACCAACAAGATGGCGCCGGCCCTCCGCAA GGTTTATGACCAAATGCCTGAACCTCGATGGGTTATCTCGATGGGCAGCTGTGCTAACGGTGGTGGATACTACCACTACTCCTACTCTGTTGTCCGCGGATGCGACCGTATTGTTCCCGTTGACATCTACGTCCCTGGATGCCCACCAACTGCTGAGGCACTACTGTACGGTGTCCTCCAGCTCCAAAAGAAGATCAACAGGCGCAAGGATTTCCTTCACTGGTGGACCAAGTGA
- the LOC120707862 gene encoding uncharacterized protein LOC120707862, translated as MHNNGVRLDKAALTSPPRQERRYNTRTGPCPSSPPLVPDSRLSRSPPTRALSSDLSVGHNQKIPMAALGSKLAQLQSKACEATRFVAKHGCAYHKTLMEKNKHHVVDPPTIQKCQELSKQLFYTRLASLPGRYEAFWKELDSAKLLWKNRNNLKVEDVGVAALFGIELYAWSCLGEIVGRGFTLTGYHV; from the exons ATGCATAATAATGGAGTACGCTTGGACAAAGCAGCCCTAACCTCCCCTCCAAGACAAGAGCGCCGCTACAACACCAGGACCGGGCCTTGCCCCTCGTCTCCTCCCCTCGTCCCCGATAGCCGCCTCTCCCGGTCTCCCCCAACTCGTGCCCTCTCCTCGGATCTCTCCGTCGGCCACAACCAAAAG ATCCCCATGGCGGCGCTGGGGTCGAAGCTGGCGCAGCTGCAATCCAAGGCGTGCGAGGCGACGAGGTTCGTGGCAAAGCACGGCTGCGCGTACCACAAGACGCTCATGGAGAAGAACAAGCACCACGTCGTCGACCCGCCCACCATCCAGAAGTGCCAGGAGCTCTCCAAGCAGCTCTTCTACACCCGCCTCGCGAG CCTTCCTGGTCGTTACGAGGCATTCTGGAAGGAGCTTGATAGCGCAAAGCTCTTGTGGAAAAACAGAAACAACCTGAAGGTTGAGGATGTTGGCGTCGCAGCATTGTTTGGCATCGAGTTGTATGCTTGGTCCTGCCTCGGTGAGATCGTTGGGAGAGGATTTACTCTTACGGGCTACCATGTCTGA